One Myxococcota bacterium genomic region harbors:
- a CDS encoding TIGR04282 family arsenosugar biosynthesis glycosyltransferase — MSQPTARAQSRPVLIVFAKRPAPGEVKTRMCPPFQPDEAADLYAAMLDDVLEASLDAARAVGAEAWLLVHPASAARELTLRCPPGFRVLPQRGADLAERMTDAVATAAAAGFGRILLRGSDSPALPVEHLVDGFRALVDVDLVVGPDRDGGYSWIGVRRPTPGLFDHPMSTSTVLEDTLANAAAVGWTTRRLAAHFDFDTAEDLAHWLGKREAGGAEPCPRTLAWLESHTSWQAHRPT; from the coding sequence GTGAGCCAACCGACGGCGCGTGCTCAGAGTCGGCCGGTGCTCATCGTCTTCGCGAAGCGGCCGGCACCCGGCGAGGTGAAGACCCGGATGTGTCCGCCCTTCCAACCCGACGAGGCGGCGGATCTCTACGCGGCGATGTTGGACGACGTGCTCGAGGCGAGCCTCGATGCCGCCCGCGCCGTCGGTGCCGAAGCCTGGCTGCTGGTGCACCCCGCGTCGGCGGCACGCGAACTCACGCTCCGCTGTCCGCCCGGGTTTCGGGTGCTGCCCCAGCGCGGTGCCGATCTGGCCGAGCGGATGACGGATGCAGTGGCAACGGCGGCGGCCGCGGGGTTCGGACGCATCCTGCTCCGCGGCAGCGACAGCCCGGCACTGCCCGTCGAGCACCTGGTGGACGGGTTTCGCGCCCTCGTCGACGTCGACCTCGTCGTCGGACCGGATCGAGACGGCGGCTACAGCTGGATCGGCGTGCGTCGGCCGACGCCTGGCCTCTTCGACCATCCGATGAGTACGTCGACGGTGCTCGAGGACACGCTGGCGAACGCCGCCGCGGTCGGCTGGACCACGCGGCGCCTCGCGGCGCACTTCGACTTCGACACGGCGGAAGATCTGGCGCACTGGTTGGGGAAGCGCGAGGCTGGCGGCGCCGAGCCGTGTCCGCGCACCCTTGCGTGGCTCGAAAGCCACACGTCATGGCAGGCGCATCGCCCTACCTGA
- the argH gene encoding argininosuccinate lyase yields the protein MSDSDDTTAAARKPWGGRFREDTNPAVERFSASVHFDRALARYDLRLSRAHAQMLRAQGLLSGEDLTALEGGLTRVGEEIEAGSFPFDPALEDIHMNVEARLREHVGEAAGRLHTGRSRNDQVATDLLLFLRETAAAARTGLHDLQEVLLVRSREHLDTILPGYTHLQRAQPVRLAHHWLAFVEMFERDAGRFLDLIERFDRAPLGSGALAGSTLPLDREATAVALGFSGPTANSMDAVASRDAGLEFLSAVAIAQVHLSRLAEELVLWSSAEFGFVELADAYSTGSSLMPQKKNPDVPELVRGKSGRTIGNLVTLLTVIKGLPLTYNRDLQEDKEPIFDSAATLRDSLEVMAGAMATLRVQTERMREAAGDPMLLATDLAEALVREGVPFREAHEAVGQIVAHCLEKDADLRGLSREDLRAFHPAFPSGAGELLSLERALEERDLPGATARQRVEAALAAAESRLASGRQATRT from the coding sequence ATGAGTGACTCGGACGACACCACCGCCGCCGCGCGAAAGCCCTGGGGGGGCCGTTTTCGCGAGGACACCAACCCCGCGGTGGAACGCTTCTCGGCGTCGGTCCACTTCGACCGCGCCCTCGCCCGCTACGACCTGCGGTTGTCGCGCGCCCACGCGCAGATGCTGCGGGCCCAGGGGCTTTTGAGTGGGGAAGACCTGACCGCGCTCGAAGGCGGCCTCACCCGGGTCGGCGAAGAGATCGAGGCGGGCTCCTTCCCCTTCGATCCCGCCCTCGAAGACATCCACATGAACGTGGAGGCCCGGCTGCGGGAACACGTTGGCGAAGCCGCGGGACGGCTTCACACGGGACGCAGCCGCAACGACCAGGTGGCGACCGACCTGCTGCTCTTCCTGCGGGAGACCGCTGCGGCCGCCCGCACGGGGCTGCACGACCTGCAGGAGGTGCTGCTGGTGCGCTCGCGCGAGCACCTCGACACGATCCTGCCGGGCTACACCCATCTGCAGCGGGCCCAACCCGTGCGGCTCGCCCACCACTGGCTGGCCTTCGTCGAGATGTTCGAGCGCGACGCCGGACGCTTCCTCGACCTGATCGAGCGCTTCGACCGGGCGCCCCTGGGGTCGGGAGCGCTGGCGGGATCGACCCTGCCGCTGGATCGCGAGGCCACAGCCGTTGCCCTGGGCTTCTCGGGCCCGACGGCGAACAGCATGGACGCCGTCGCTTCGCGCGACGCGGGCCTCGAGTTTCTCAGTGCCGTGGCCATCGCCCAGGTGCATCTCTCGCGCCTGGCCGAAGAGCTGGTGCTCTGGTCGAGCGCCGAGTTCGGCTTCGTCGAACTCGCCGATGCCTATTCCACCGGGTCGAGCCTGATGCCCCAGAAGAAGAACCCGGACGTGCCCGAGCTGGTCCGGGGGAAATCGGGGCGCACGATCGGCAACCTGGTGACGCTCCTGACGGTGATCAAGGGTCTACCGCTCACCTACAACCGCGACCTGCAGGAAGACAAGGAACCGATCTTCGACAGCGCGGCGACCCTGCGGGATTCGCTCGAAGTGATGGCCGGGGCAATGGCGACCCTGCGCGTCCAGACCGAGCGGATGCGAGAGGCGGCGGGCGACCCGATGCTGCTGGCCACCGACCTCGCCGAAGCCCTGGTGCGCGAAGGCGTGCCCTTCCGAGAGGCCCACGAGGCCGTGGGCCAGATCGTCGCCCACTGCCTGGAGAAGGATGCCGATCTGCGCGGGCTTTCGCGCGAGGACCTGCGCGCCTTCCACCCGGCCTTCCCGTCCGGCGCCGGCGAGCTGCTCTCGCTCGAGCGGGCCCTCGAGGAACGCGACCTGCCGGGCGCGACGGCGCGCCAGCGCGTCGAGGCGGCGCTCGCCGCCGCCGAGTCCCGCTTGGCGTCGGGGCGGCAGGCCACGCGCACGTGA
- the dapB gene encoding 4-hydroxy-tetrahydrodipicolinate reductase codes for MSDAHRVLVVGALGKMGERVRAALANEPSLVLGAALEGPGHPGVGQTLEDGVIVTDDAAAAASACDVAIDFSVPAATLAIAEAAADAGTAYVTGTTGFSEAELTRVDALATRIPWLRAANFSLAVNVLAYLTREAARLLGPDYDAEIVELHHALKRDAPSGTALRLAEVLAEGREHSLADHLVLERAGEIGARPEAAIGVQTLRGGDNAGEHTVFFVGGGERIELVHRSHTRDHFAAGAVRCAAWIVGKPPGRYAVEEVFGLPTPA; via the coding sequence ATGAGCGATGCGCATCGCGTACTCGTCGTGGGTGCGCTCGGCAAGATGGGCGAGCGGGTTCGTGCCGCACTGGCGAACGAGCCCAGCCTGGTGCTGGGCGCCGCACTGGAAGGCCCCGGCCACCCCGGGGTGGGGCAAACCCTCGAAGACGGCGTGATCGTGACCGACGACGCAGCCGCGGCGGCGTCCGCCTGTGACGTCGCCATCGACTTCAGCGTGCCCGCGGCCACCCTCGCGATCGCCGAAGCGGCGGCCGATGCGGGGACCGCCTACGTCACGGGCACCACCGGCTTCAGCGAGGCCGAGCTCACCCGGGTAGACGCCCTCGCCACCCGGATCCCCTGGCTGCGGGCCGCGAACTTCTCGTTGGCGGTCAACGTCCTCGCCTACCTCACCCGCGAGGCTGCGCGCTTGCTGGGACCCGACTACGACGCGGAGATCGTCGAGCTGCACCACGCGCTGAAGCGGGATGCGCCGAGCGGAACCGCCCTGCGCCTGGCCGAGGTGCTGGCCGAGGGACGCGAGCACTCGCTCGCCGATCATCTCGTGCTCGAACGCGCCGGGGAGATCGGCGCGCGCCCGGAGGCGGCGATCGGCGTCCAGACCCTGCGCGGCGGCGACAACGCCGGCGAACACACGGTCTTCTTCGTCGGCGGCGGCGAGCGCATCGAGCTCGTCCACCGGTCCCATACCCGGGACCACTTTGCGGCGGGCGCCGTTCGGTGTGCGGCCTGGATCGTCGGGAAGCCCCCGGGGCGCTACGCGGTCGAAGAGGTCTTCGGGCTCCCGACACCTGCCTAG
- a CDS encoding outer membrane beta-barrel protein: MTMVGKTLVGLTAALVCVTGPAFASTDSEVENELAEMRELVEGLKQQVEAQEEQIHHQGEMLEDAQRVVRDVQSDVEDGTLSSLSDFWGAVDVNMSVAGSYAWNFANPDLATGAGGFGPARISGTPGIGANNGRVAILPFHPDHNSFQIDQVWFDIGKAPTEESRAGFHFTLLYGTTATFLGQGSSAGARARGDSTSDYYVHQAYVSYLAPLGEGVEVKFGKFGTLIGAEVADTTANNHITLANLYQLFQPIDHLGVMASTSFGPVSITGAVVNEGTLAVSSPDVNKEKGYLGQIAFAASDELSTAVTILYTRDGPGLAGNAGLAPNVPGLGQNDRANGTLDFLLTYDSDAFSAYVNSDLFWIEGSGLAGWGIAVSGKVPITDAFSAAARLEYARDWDNVLGFGPAIPGIGGAPVFAPGRNSHIYSAVGTLAYEVAENLTVRGEVRWDRVKEDTSFPGVLEVDAFFSNTAGGREDQIVGLAQVIYAF, from the coding sequence ATGACCATGGTCGGAAAGACGCTGGTTGGCCTGACGGCGGCACTCGTTTGTGTCACCGGGCCGGCGTTCGCGAGTACGGACTCGGAGGTCGAGAACGAACTCGCAGAGATGCGTGAGCTCGTCGAAGGGCTCAAGCAGCAAGTGGAAGCGCAAGAAGAGCAGATCCACCATCAGGGGGAGATGCTTGAGGATGCGCAGCGCGTGGTGCGCGACGTCCAGAGTGACGTGGAAGACGGGACGCTCTCGAGCCTCTCCGACTTCTGGGGAGCAGTGGACGTGAACATGAGCGTGGCGGGTAGCTACGCGTGGAACTTCGCCAACCCGGACCTTGCTACGGGTGCAGGTGGCTTCGGCCCGGCGCGGATCTCCGGTACGCCGGGCATCGGCGCCAACAACGGGCGCGTCGCGATTCTCCCGTTCCATCCCGATCACAACAGCTTCCAGATCGACCAGGTCTGGTTCGACATCGGGAAGGCCCCGACCGAGGAGAGCCGTGCCGGCTTCCACTTCACCCTGCTCTACGGCACCACGGCGACGTTCCTGGGCCAGGGCAGCTCGGCGGGCGCCCGCGCTCGCGGTGACTCGACCAGTGACTACTACGTCCACCAGGCCTACGTGAGCTACCTGGCTCCGCTGGGCGAGGGCGTGGAAGTCAAGTTCGGCAAGTTCGGCACGCTGATCGGTGCCGAAGTCGCGGACACGACGGCGAACAACCACATCACCCTGGCGAACCTGTATCAGCTGTTCCAGCCGATCGATCACCTCGGCGTGATGGCCAGCACCTCCTTCGGTCCGGTCAGCATCACCGGTGCGGTCGTGAACGAAGGTACGCTGGCGGTCAGCTCGCCGGACGTGAACAAGGAGAAGGGCTACCTCGGCCAGATCGCCTTCGCGGCGAGCGACGAGCTGAGCACGGCGGTCACGATCCTGTACACGCGGGACGGTCCGGGCCTCGCTGGTAACGCCGGGCTGGCCCCGAACGTTCCCGGCCTGGGTCAGAACGACCGCGCCAACGGGACGCTCGACTTCCTGCTGACGTACGACAGCGACGCCTTTTCGGCCTACGTGAACTCGGACCTGTTCTGGATCGAGGGCTCGGGTCTGGCCGGTTGGGGCATCGCGGTCTCCGGTAAGGTGCCGATCACCGATGCGTTCTCGGCGGCTGCCCGCCTCGAGTACGCGCGTGACTGGGACAACGTGCTGGGCTTCGGTCCCGCGATCCCGGGCATCGGAGGCGCACCCGTCTTCGCGCCGGGCCGCAACAGCCACATCTACAGCGCCGTCGGTACGCTGGCGTATGAAGTGGCCGAGAACCTCACCGTGCGCGGTGAGGTGCGTTGGGACCGTGTGAAGGAGGACACCTCCTTCCCGGGCGTCCTGGAGGTGGATGCGTTCTTCAGCAACACCGCTGGTGGACGTGAGGACCAGATCGTGGGTCTGGCTCAGGTCATCTACGCCTTCTAG
- a CDS encoding helix-turn-helix domain-containing protein has protein sequence MAAEIHNPSSTLTNGSVPSGEHLEDLARTADQLPLREFLARAEAWRIARALREHRGNRSAAARALGIGRRTLYTKMEKLGLVPVWTVRGEKGNE, from the coding sequence ATGGCCGCTGAAATCCACAACCCCTCTTCCACGCTCACGAACGGATCCGTTCCGTCCGGGGAACACCTCGAAGACCTGGCCCGCACGGCCGATCAGCTCCCCCTCCGGGAGTTCCTCGCCCGTGCCGAGGCCTGGCGCATCGCCCGCGCCCTGCGCGAGCACCGGGGCAATCGCTCGGCTGCGGCTCGGGCCCTCGGAATCGGGCGCCGGACTCTCTACACCAAGATGGAGAAGCTCGGCCTCGTCCCGGTCTGGACCGTTCGAGGCGAGAAGGGGAACGAGTAG
- a CDS encoding ammonium transporter: MKRMIGWALAAALVPAAALAEDTVSPGTFVANNVWMMLAAGLVFIMHLGFATLESGMTRAKNTTNILFKNTFIVSIGILTYALCGFNLMYPGEFNGYVGFAGMGISTDEAGLGTGYASGGYTYWTDFLFQAMFAATAATIVSGAVAERIKLPSFMVFATLFVAIVYPILGSWKWGGGWLDGMGFYDFAGSTLVHSVGGWGALVGAWMLGPRIGKYVGGKLSPIPGSNMPLAAVGVFLLWLGWFGFNGGSVLSADPALTSYTLVTTCLAASAGAVAAMACSWFIASKPDLSMALNGVLAGLVGITAGADTVTIMGSVLIGLIAGVIVVGSILFFDKIKIDDPVGAISVHLTCGIWGTLAVGIFSTNPEHSFLVQLIGVVAYGITTLVCAFAIFALVKATMGLRVSEEEEIEGLDYAEHGQHAYDVGTAGSGAFSSLPSGQSTAPAGVASRLATSESA; the protein is encoded by the coding sequence ATGAAACGAATGATCGGATGGGCGCTGGCAGCGGCCCTCGTGCCTGCCGCCGCCCTCGCAGAAGACACGGTGTCTCCGGGCACCTTCGTGGCGAACAACGTCTGGATGATGCTGGCCGCGGGCCTGGTGTTCATCATGCACCTGGGCTTCGCCACCCTGGAATCGGGCATGACCCGAGCGAAGAACACGACGAACATTCTGTTCAAGAACACGTTCATCGTCTCGATCGGCATCCTCACCTACGCCCTCTGCGGCTTCAATCTCATGTACCCGGGTGAGTTCAACGGGTACGTGGGCTTCGCCGGCATGGGCATCTCCACGGACGAAGCGGGTCTCGGCACCGGCTACGCGAGTGGCGGATACACCTACTGGACCGACTTCCTGTTCCAGGCGATGTTCGCGGCCACCGCGGCCACGATCGTCTCGGGCGCCGTCGCGGAGCGGATCAAGCTCCCGTCGTTCATGGTCTTCGCGACCCTCTTCGTCGCGATCGTCTATCCGATCCTCGGCTCCTGGAAGTGGGGCGGTGGCTGGCTCGACGGCATGGGCTTCTACGACTTCGCCGGTTCCACGCTGGTCCACTCGGTGGGCGGCTGGGGCGCGCTGGTCGGCGCCTGGATGCTCGGCCCGCGCATCGGCAAGTACGTCGGTGGCAAGCTCTCGCCGATCCCGGGCAGCAACATGCCGCTCGCGGCGGTGGGCGTGTTCCTGCTGTGGCTCGGCTGGTTCGGGTTCAACGGTGGCTCGGTGCTCTCGGCCGACCCGGCGCTCACGTCCTACACCCTCGTGACCACCTGTCTCGCGGCTTCGGCCGGCGCGGTGGCCGCGATGGCCTGCTCCTGGTTCATCGCCAGCAAGCCCGACCTCTCGATGGCGCTCAACGGCGTGCTCGCCGGCCTCGTCGGCATCACCGCCGGCGCGGACACCGTGACGATCATGGGCTCGGTGCTGATCGGCCTGATCGCGGGCGTGATCGTGGTCGGCTCGATCCTGTTCTTCGACAAGATCAAGATCGACGATCCGGTGGGCGCCATCTCGGTGCACCTCACCTGCGGCATCTGGGGAACGCTGGCCGTCGGCATCTTCTCCACGAACCCGGAGCACAGCTTCCTGGTTCAGCTGATCGGTGTGGTGGCCTACGGCATCACGACGCTGGTCTGCGCGTTCGCGATCTTCGCACTCGTGAAGGCCACGATGGGCCTGCGCGTGAGCGAGGAAGAGGAAATCGAAGGTCTCGACTACGCCGAGCACGGGCAGCACGCCTACGACGTCGGCACCGCGGGCAGCGGTGCCTTCTCGTCGCTGCCCAGCGGCCAGTCGACCGCACCGGCGGGCGTCGCCAGTCGCCTCGCCACCAGCGAAAGCGCTTAG
- the dapA gene encoding 4-hydroxy-tetrahydrodipicolinate synthase, with the protein MFEGVLTALVTPFRDGEIDEAALRELVETQIGAGVDGLVPCGSTGESATLSHAEHRRVVEIVVQATRGRVPIVAGTGSNNTREAIELTLHAKEAGADGALLISPYYNKPTQEGLVAHYTEIARRTAFPLVLYNVPGRTASNVLPPTIARLADLDQVVGVKEACGDLAQIAEVVDQCPAEFDVLSGDDALTLPMLAIGAKGVISTTSNVAPADMVALVRSFRAGDLDEARRCHLRLLPLFDVLFAESNPIPLKAALYATGAIGPEIRLPLTPLSDPVRERLQVVLKELGLVG; encoded by the coding sequence ATGTTCGAGGGCGTCCTGACCGCGCTGGTGACCCCCTTCCGCGACGGGGAGATCGACGAGGCTGCGCTGCGCGAACTGGTCGAGACCCAGATCGGCGCGGGCGTCGACGGCCTGGTCCCCTGCGGATCCACCGGCGAGAGCGCCACGCTCTCCCACGCCGAGCACCGACGGGTCGTCGAGATCGTCGTGCAAGCCACGCGGGGTCGGGTCCCGATCGTCGCCGGCACCGGCTCGAACAACACCCGCGAAGCGATCGAGCTCACCCTCCACGCGAAGGAAGCCGGCGCCGACGGTGCGCTGTTGATCTCGCCCTACTACAACAAGCCCACCCAAGAGGGTCTCGTCGCCCACTACACCGAGATCGCCCGGCGCACCGCCTTCCCGCTGGTGCTCTACAACGTGCCCGGACGGACGGCGTCGAACGTGCTGCCGCCGACGATCGCGCGACTCGCGGATCTCGATCAGGTGGTCGGAGTGAAGGAAGCCTGCGGCGACCTCGCCCAGATCGCGGAAGTCGTGGACCAGTGCCCGGCGGAGTTCGACGTGCTGTCGGGCGACGACGCGCTGACCCTACCGATGCTGGCGATCGGCGCCAAGGGCGTCATCTCGACCACGTCGAACGTGGCCCCCGCCGACATGGTCGCGCTGGTGCGGTCGTTCCGGGCCGGCGATCTCGACGAGGCGCGGCGCTGCCACCTCCGGCTCCTGCCGCTCTTCGACGTGCTGTTCGCAGAGAGCAACCCGATCCCGCTCAAGGCGGCTCTCTACGCCACCGGCGCCATCGGCCCCGAGATTCGCCTGCCGCTGACGCCACTGTCGGACCCGGTGCGCGAGCGACTCCAGGTGGTGCTCAAGGAACTCGGACTCGTCGGATGA
- the dapF gene encoding diaminopimelate epimerase, producing MLPFTKMHGAGNDFVVLDGVRDALPAIEPIAERLCDRNLGIGADQLLVVRPSAAADFRMEIFNADGSQVEMCANGIRAFYKYLRDHAHTERDQIEVETLSGVVRPRWAGADRVTVDMGLPILAPAKIPTTLADGDGPVLDVPVTVGGDTLSVSSVSMGNPHAVVTVDDPEQAPVERWGPELEHHPAFPNRVNVEFVAVRGRDRIEQRTWERGTGETLACGSGACAVAVVSMLRGVVDREVTIALRGGDLRIAWPGPDASIEMTGPAAEVYTGQIPLAGLARGER from the coding sequence ATGCTCCCCTTCACCAAGATGCACGGCGCTGGGAACGACTTCGTCGTGCTCGACGGCGTCCGGGACGCCTTGCCGGCGATCGAGCCGATCGCCGAGCGCCTGTGTGATCGCAACCTCGGGATCGGCGCCGACCAGCTGCTCGTCGTCCGGCCGAGCGCTGCCGCCGACTTCCGGATGGAGATCTTCAACGCCGACGGCTCCCAGGTGGAGATGTGCGCCAACGGGATCCGCGCCTTCTACAAGTACCTCCGCGACCACGCGCACACCGAGCGGGACCAGATCGAAGTCGAGACGCTCTCGGGCGTGGTGCGTCCGCGCTGGGCGGGCGCCGACCGCGTCACCGTCGACATGGGGCTCCCGATCCTGGCCCCCGCGAAGATCCCGACCACGCTCGCGGACGGCGACGGTCCGGTGCTCGATGTCCCGGTCACCGTCGGTGGGGACACGCTCTCCGTTTCCTCGGTCTCCATGGGCAACCCCCACGCCGTCGTCACCGTCGACGACCCGGAGCAGGCGCCCGTCGAGCGCTGGGGCCCCGAGCTCGAGCACCACCCGGCGTTTCCGAACCGGGTGAACGTGGAGTTCGTCGCCGTGCGCGGACGCGACCGGATCGAGCAGCGCACCTGGGAGCGCGGCACTGGCGAGACCCTGGCCTGCGGGAGCGGTGCGTGTGCCGTCGCCGTGGTATCCATGCTCCGGGGCGTCGTGGATCGCGAGGTGACCATTGCCTTGCGGGGCGGGGATCTCCGGATCGCCTGGCCCGGGCCCGATGCCTCGATCGAGATGACCGGGCCGGCTGCCGAGGTCTATACCGGTCAGATCCCGCTTGCGGGTCTGGCCCGGGGAGAGCGCTGA
- a CDS encoding DUF4349 domain-containing protein, with protein sequence MRVVPCLWAIGMGVVLLACTSTPDAEFARAGREASTAGAMAASDTAAPPPSAAAVQRLLIRNADLALDVEDLDAATAAVEARVVAIGGLVRHSGGDDDRRSLQVGVPNDRLEAFLDHVAELGEVTRRSLRSEDVTEQHADLVAEIENTRSFRDRLRQLLERAKSVEEVLQVERELTRVQTQLDRLEARKRRLDSDVALATVYVHLERAERAVPGPLAIAGYGVYWLVEKLWKIPLPR encoded by the coding sequence ATGCGAGTGGTTCCGTGTCTGTGGGCGATCGGGATGGGTGTCGTGCTCCTGGCGTGCACGAGCACGCCCGATGCTGAGTTCGCGCGCGCCGGGCGTGAGGCGTCGACGGCCGGAGCCATGGCCGCGTCCGACACGGCCGCGCCTCCGCCGTCGGCTGCTGCGGTGCAGCGCCTGCTGATCCGCAACGCCGATCTGGCCCTCGATGTCGAAGACCTGGACGCGGCGACCGCTGCGGTGGAAGCGCGCGTTGTCGCGATCGGCGGCCTCGTCCGGCACTCGGGTGGCGACGACGATCGCCGCTCCCTGCAAGTGGGCGTTCCGAACGATCGGCTCGAGGCCTTCCTCGACCACGTCGCCGAGCTCGGCGAGGTCACCCGCCGCTCGCTGCGCAGCGAGGACGTCACCGAGCAGCATGCGGATCTGGTCGCCGAGATCGAGAACACGCGGTCGTTCCGCGACCGGCTGCGTCAGCTCCTCGAGCGCGCGAAGTCGGTCGAAGAGGTGCTCCAGGTCGAACGCGAGCTCACCCGTGTGCAGACCCAGCTCGACCGTCTCGAGGCGCGGAAGCGGCGCCTGGACTCGGACGTCGCGTTGGCGACGGTCTACGTGCATCTCGAGCGCGCCGAACGCGCGGTGCCCGGGCCCCTGGCGATCGCGGGGTACGGGGTCTACTGGCTCGTCGAGAAGCTCTGGAAGATCCCGCTCCCGCGCTGA
- a CDS encoding P-II family nitrogen regulator encodes MKKVEAIIKPFKLDDAKEALGQVGVLGMSVSEVKGFGRQKGHSELYRGAEYVVDFLPKIKLEVVIPDELVEKVTSALAESAQTGKIGDGKIFVTAVEDAIRIRTGETGDAALS; translated from the coding sequence ATGAAGAAAGTCGAAGCCATCATCAAACCCTTCAAGCTCGATGACGCGAAGGAAGCCCTGGGCCAGGTCGGCGTGCTCGGTATGTCGGTTTCCGAGGTCAAGGGATTCGGACGCCAGAAGGGACACAGTGAGCTGTACCGAGGCGCCGAGTACGTCGTCGATTTCCTTCCCAAGATCAAGCTCGAGGTGGTGATCCCCGACGAGCTGGTCGAGAAGGTGACGTCGGCACTCGCCGAGTCGGCACAGACCGGAAAGATCGGAGACGGCAAGATCTTCGTGACGGCCGTGGAGGATGCGATCCGCATCCGCACGGGCGAAACGGGAGACGCCGCACTCTCCTAG
- a CDS encoding P-II family nitrogen regulator, with the protein MKKIEAIVKPFKLDEVKEALQGVGIQGMTVTEVKGFGRQKGHTELYRGAEYVVDFLPKIKIELVVSDELADKAVAAISEAANTGRIGDGKIFVLPVEEAIRIRTGERGAGAV; encoded by the coding sequence ATGAAGAAGATCGAAGCGATCGTGAAACCGTTCAAGCTCGACGAGGTGAAAGAGGCCCTCCAAGGCGTCGGGATCCAGGGCATGACGGTCACCGAGGTGAAGGGGTTCGGGCGCCAGAAGGGTCACACCGAGCTCTACCGTGGCGCCGAGTACGTCGTCGACTTCCTGCCGAAGATCAAGATCGAGCTGGTCGTGAGCGACGAGCTCGCCGACAAAGCCGTCGCAGCGATTTCGGAAGCCGCGAACACGGGCCGCATCGGCGACGGCAAGATCTTCGTGCTTCCCGTCGAGGAAGCGATTCGCATCCGCACCGGCGAGCGCGGGGCCGGAGCCGTCTAG